A stretch of DNA from Eschrichtius robustus isolate mEscRob2 chromosome 12, mEscRob2.pri, whole genome shotgun sequence:
agcatttatggcacacgggctcagtagttgtggctcgcgggctccatagtgcaggctcagtagttgtggtgcacgggcttagttgctccgccacatgtgggatcttcccggaccagggctcgaacccgtgttccctgcattggcaggcgggttcttaaccactgcgccagcagggaagtccacaAATACATTCTTGTACTGGAAGCTTTGTTTCAAGAAAGCTTAGCATAAAAATATCCATTTGTTACTGTTTGTACTCTTTTCTACCTCAAAATCACAGAAGTTATTAGACCTGTCACAAGAtcttgttatttaaaatatttatttaaaaatgtacatatattacCTACtacaaatgtgtttttaaatattttaatataattggtTTCCTTGGTAATCCTATGTATCTTAttctctgtttttaatattttcctgatTTAGGAGTCTATCTCATACTGCCAAAGGGTCCATAGCACAAAGCAGGTTAATAATTCTTGTTCCACATGCTAAGATATTACAGGTCAAACAGAAGACTACAGCTCCAAAACACACATTTACAGAAATTTAGTAATGTAGACACAAACGGGCCTAAAAAAATATCCATTTATAAAACACAATATTAGAGGCAATTATTCCCACTATTACAGGGTTGCTTTAGGTTTTGAAATGATTTGGTGAGGTTAAGCAGGTAGCTCCCTGAGTATATTTAAATGATTCTATTAAAATGTTTTGATCCACACTTACCTTCTCAGTGAGTTATACCAGCAAATAGTATACAGTAGTCTTAGTTAAGGTTATTAGTTGGcccctgtcctttttttttttttttttaagaattttgttcTATGTTTtggccgcacggcttgtgggatcttagttccctgaccagggactgaacccaggcccttggcagtgaaagtgcagagtcttaaccactgaaccgccagggattTCTCAACCCCTGTCCTTTTAATGTCATTTACAATTCATTTATTTCACAAGTTTTACAAATTATACCAGCATACTTATCCATGAAACTCCAGAAAGCTAATTTAGTTTAGTTTGGCAAATCCACACTCTGTGACTGGTTTTCAGTTTTCTCTCCATCCTTTTTTGGTGCAGAAGCAGATGAATTTTACTTCTTTAGTTCAAGCTATGCTTTCAAATAGCTATAGTGTGAAACTATACCTCCCAAAATACTGTATCATCTGGGCAAAATCTTATGGAAGAAAGCCAGACATTGGATTCCCATTTCatctagaataaaatccaaattccttgaCAGGACTGAAGGAATGTGTCATCTGCCATCTGCTGCCCCTTCTCATGCCACATGGCACACCCATTCTCCAGCCATGTCTCCTTTGGCTTGGTGTACCAAAGACACTGCTTTCCATGGCAAGGCTTTGAAAAAATTCTGGTTCCTCCGTCTGGAGCCCTCTTGCCCATCTTCTTGTATGTCTGGTTCTTTCTCACTTTTGTGTCTCACCTTATATGTCACCTCCCCAGAGTGACCTTCCCGTACCATCCATCTAAAGTAGAGCTctcaggggatatatgtatatgtatagctgattcactttgctgtacagcagaaactaacacaacattgtaaagcaactatactctaataaaaattaaaaaaaaaaataaagtacagctCTCATTGcgaaaagggtacaaactttcagttataggataaaaaggtctgaggatctaatgtataacatggtgactctAGTTGATAACACtatattgtatttaaaaaaagtaaatatgtaaggcgatgatggatgtgttaattaactcgaTGGGGGCAATCCTTTCACAGTGTATATCAAACAGCATATGATACCCTTTAAATATTGTACAATGCTATTTGTCAGTTATACTGCattaaagcaggaaaaaatagaGCAGAGCTCTCCCCTCGCCTCCCCCCACAGTTAGTCTCTGTTACAGACcctgtttaattttcttcatatcCCTACCATGCCGCTCCTGGGAATCATCCAGGTTGCCCTGCCACACGCTGCATTTCTGCCCAACGTCAGACTCTGGAGCCTTTTCAGAGCCTTCTTCACAAGCCTGAGCTCCAGAGTGGGGAGGGCTGTCACTGataatacattatttatttcATGAAAATTCTGACCTTTTGAAATGAATCAGTATTGGATGGGATTAGTGTGACAGCATGTTGGCAAGAAAGGTGTTTGAATCACGAAaccaagaaaaagggagaaggcttccgtggtggcgcagtggttaagaatccgcctgcgaatgcaggggacatgggttcgagccctggtctgggaagatcccacatgccgcggagcaactaagcccatgcgccacaactactgagcctgtgctctggagcccgcgagccacaactactgagcccgcgagccacaactactgaagcctgtgcgcctggagcccatgctctgcagcgggagaagccaccccaatgagaggCCCGTGGACTGCaacaaggagtggcccccgctctcagcaGCTAGAGgaggcccacgtgcagcagcaaagacccagtgcagccaaaaattaaataaatgaataaataaattttttaaaaagaagctaggaagaggcaaggaaggatcgtCTCTAAAGCCTTCAGAGAGAGTATGACCCTGTCACACCTTGATTTCACACGAAgagcctacagaactgtgagggaaTACATTTCCATTGTGTCAACCACTATACTTGttgtcatttgttacagcatctGTAGGAGCATGATACACAAGGCCAGCATGATTCTGGATTAGAATCagccattttgttgtttttctcactAGTGTaacctccttgaggacagggactaTATCTGGCTTGTTTATCCTTAGTTACTGAGCTCCTGGAACACAGAATGTTCCatattagatataaaataaatattagttccaTAACTGAATAGGAAAAAAGTTTGATTACCTGAAGGAAAAAGgtcctctgaaaaaaaaaagagaagtttttAGGTTGTGGGTCAGAAAGGCAGCAAAATGCAAAAAAGACTATCTTTGTGTCACCAAGAATATCAGATGACGATTTCTACTTAACTCTTTTTGACTATGACAGTTGGTATGTGACAATTTTTTGAACAGACCAGAGTCCATGACACTTTCTCTCCCTTTATTTATGTTTAAGTCCCAGGCACATTCTAGGAGGAGATCATGATTTCGTATGTGTTCAAAACAAAATGGATTGTTCTGCAACTAAATCTGCATTCTAATTAAATTAGCCCTTACACTTTGGAAAATTTATTAGCTTCCCAGTAGCCAGGATCTACATGCAGGTAAAGCACTTCACTGTTGGAAAACTTCAATCTCCTGAAGTTTTCCCTGTGTTCTGGGCAGCCATGCCCGCATTATTACATCCTGAAAATCTTCTTTGCTTCTTCCAAATTTTTCTCATCCATGGGAGGCTTCCTCGGGCTGCCAGGCTGCAAAAACTTCTTCACGGCAGGGAGATTGCTGACTCTGGTTTTCAGGGCCTGCAATGCACAAGAGCACAGCTCAGAGTGCAGCCGAAGACCAGCCCCGTCATGAGCACAAACCAGAGACTCTGAGACCCTCCCAGAAAAGGGCCAGCCGAGGCCCCTCCATCAGCACCAGGATGAGGCCGGACACAGACACCTAGTGAGGCAGGAAGATAACAGCATAATAACGTTTTCCCCAGAGATGTCTTAGTTTAAGACTTCACTCAGTTCAAGTCTTCCTCATGCTCTTCCTACACGTAAGTTCTGCAGATTCACCCTGTCGTGCAATACGAGGAAGAGTAATGTGTCTCACACGACAACACAGGTAAAGGCTCCAAGATATCAAGACAGGAAGGTATAGGGGAATTGGGCTGGAACTGAAGACAGAAAACATGAAAGGTAGACAATGAGGCCAGTCAGAACCAATCTGCcctcagagagagggagagatggggagagagaaatgaACTTGTAAGAGAAGGAACAGGAGCTGAGGGGAAGAAATGAGATGGTGGCAGACCTGCGCGGACAGACTCACGTAAAGAAAGAGGAGGACACACCTGGGAGAGAGGGAAGCAAAGAGGAAATGAGGAGAGACTGAAATGGAACAGGGGCAGAGAGAGGCGCTAAGTCCTGGGTCTCTCTCCCGGAAAAAGGCAAGTCATTCTCCTTGGGGCAGCAGCCATCTCCAATGTCTTTGGCGTGACCAGATTCTTTCCATGCCCCAGACCAAGGCCTTGGAGTGAACTGTGGAGACCTGGGGGCAGTGAGGCCTGGACAGTGTCGGGGACCCTAGCATCACAGTCCCAGGGTCCAGAGAGCAGATGCCGAGGTGGGAGATGTGGGCGGCCCCCAAAGGCTGTGAGAGAGCTCACCTTCAGCAGAGGGAAGTTGGCTAAAAGGCTGGGGTCCAGCTCTTCCACGTAGTAGAGAAGTTCAACCAGGTGGATGTCAGCCCTGCTCAGCTTGCTGCCCACAAGATAGTCTTGTCCATGGCCCTTCAACACCTGGCGAATGGAGGGGTCAGATCAGGAACACAGGCCCAGGCAGGCTGGGCCCAATGCTCTTCCTCTGTCTCCCCTGCCCCATTTCCCCCTCTGCGCCTCACTGGGCGGGTGTGGACCTTCAGACCTTCTGCTGCCCCCGGATCAGTGAGACGGGCCAGGTGGGTCCCACCTCGCTGTGGCTGCCTTACTTGCTTCCAACATATGCACCATGTTTCTGTTGACCTCACACCCTAAAGCGTGCAGCTCTGAACTTCATGATGCGGCccttcatccatctctctctctcccctcccccaccttgggCAGTGATTCCATCTTCATGACAGCCTTCTACCACCCTAAGCAAATTATTGCAGAGTCTgtatttcttctctcctcttgTCTGCTCTCCTCATTTCCTGGTCTCTCCCTCTGGGATCTGAAATAAACCTGGGTGAACCTGAATTCCCATCTCCCTGACAACATTGACTCTGACTCCTATTCCACCTGTGTCTGTCAATAACACTGTGGAATATGTTATAATTTGCATGCTGAACTGTCTAGGGGTGATTGCACTTAATGTTTTCAACTTACTTTGAAATACTCCCCAAAATAATATGTTTGATCAGAGGAGAAAAGGATGGGGAGATACATGATGAAgcaaacataataataaaatactaatttttgATTCTAGGTGGTGGGTATGTATGAGTTGATTGTACATCTCTTTCCACTTTTCTATGTGttgaatttttcataataaaatattggaaaaaatatatgATGCTTACTTAAAATATTGCAACAATATGAAAATCATAGAGGCAAAAACACACATATCACCACCAAGTAAAGATAATAACATTTTGGCAAATATCCTACCAGACTATGTATGAACATAGAAGTATGgctaaaaattaaagaacataGGAAGACATCAAATGCTATTTTGTAATACACATTTTTCATTGATGTTATCATGGGGGTCTTTGATTTCTAAATACAGATGTACTTAAACTGCAGTGACTATAGAGGTTTCCACCATGTGAATGTGCCTAAACTATGAGCACCATAAAGCCAGAAGAATGTAGTTTCTGATTACTATTATTCACTCCTTGACTAGGACCTGACACATAAGCAATGAATTAATACTTGTGAAATGAAAGAATGATTTAAACTTTATAAAGATGAGGGTGTTggttaagctttttatttttacgtTAGCCTTCTGCATCTCTTACAATCATTATTTTTTCAGTTCATGATTCTTGTTTAGCATGATTTCAGGTAGTTTGGATCTTGAGGTGTTCTCCTCTTACCTTCAAAGAGAAACATTAACTAAGATATATACTACATATAATGATGGAACattattttcttggttttgtATGATTTTCTTCGAAAGTCTGAGAGCCATGTCCCCAAAATTTGTAGATTATGTTTTCCTGAACAACGTTtcttctgtctcttcctctccaCCACTCTGCCCCCATCTCTATTTAGATACATCTCATCCATCCCCAAAACAGTACACATTCTCCTGATGGGTAGGGTCTCATGTCCCCCTACACATGgtaccagaatattttctgatgCATTGCTGTCACTGTGCTCCTCTTGGATCAAAGCCCCTGCACTGTGTTCTGCAGGATCCATCTACTCCAGGCTCTAGTGTGGCTCTCAGAGTTTCCATAGCCCAAGCTCTAAGTATAAGAATTCCAGATTGGGTCTGAGTAAATCAAACTTTTGCTGAAAAATTATAACTTGGGTAAAACTTGGGTACAATTCTTCCTCAGagtcaatttttataaaatgccCTAGAGTCAGGGTGCTACATTAGTATTCAGAAAGGCTCACAGAGGTGAAGGTCAATGCCCCTGCAATGCCAAGCactatttttctttgttctttgatCTCAGTGCCAAAAATGCTGAACAGTCCACTCACTTTTTCAAATGCAGGAAGATAACGGTTTGTTACACTCTCTTTGATCTGGGTCATCTTGGCATCTTTTTGATCAGGTGGGCACAGTGGCAAATGCATGATCATTTCACCCAGATCTACCACACCCTCTGCATACATATCAATCCTGAAAGACAAAATGACCAAATTGTCAAATGTCTCCTGCGTTAGATTTTACAGCTTAGAATGGGTAAGAATGGGGCATCAAGAGGTGGCAGAGTAAATCACCCCCATTGGGTGCACTTTTCTATGTCAGTCATTTAGTTAtgacttttcttaattttaacatttcattCTAGAGCAAGCCATCGAGGAAGATATATGTCTAatatttttgttatatacatGACCAAATGTAGGGACAGAGCATATCAGTGACCTGTCCAGAGTCACAGGCATGAGAGAAACGGGTGGAATCACTGCAGGTAACCACTGAGACCACGCCTAGGGTTTGCCATCTCTGCTGTGGTGTGTTCTGTGCACAGTTAGTGTGATGAATTAGTACCACCTCAGTCATGTCCAGAGAGAGCCCTGGCACCACGGACCTAGTCATGTCCCTCTCCCTGTCCCATCCTACCAGGACCATTTAGATGCCCAACCAGTACTTCCTCCAGTTATTTCCCATAGAATATGGTTCCACAACCCTCTCCACATATTGCTGCCCAACTCTGTCCTTGTTTGCATTTCTCAAGACTCCACCCAAAATATCCCCTGAAATAATGCGTTTCTTCATTTCATTCCTGCAGTGCATATTCCAGGtaattttgctgtttttcttccAAACATGGTTTCCTACAATagtctttttaaataaaagctttattgaagtataattcacataccagaaTGTCACCCTTTTCAAGTGTAAaattgtgtgatttttctttgtAAAGTCACAGAATCCTGTACCATCATCATACtctaattccaaaatattttcatcacttgcAAAAGAGATGCTGAGTGTGTTTTCAGGCATTCAatattcttccctccctccagcttCTGGCAAACACTAAACTACTTTTGGTTTTACGGATAGCAATGTTCTGCACGTGCcaaacaaatggaatcatacaatatgcatcatttgtgtctggtttctttctgtaagagaatgttttcaaggttcatccatgttgtaacacggatcaggacttcattccttttcatggccaaatagcattccactgtatggatgtgtctgcctttgttcatccattcatggacatttgtgttgtttccactttttgaatattatgaacaatagTGCTATGAacttttgtgtacaagttttagtgtggttgtatttttaattctcttgagtATATTCCTAGTAGtggattgctgagttgtatggtaactctatgtttaactttttgagtaacTGCCACATTCCATGGTTCAATCATGTGGTCCCATCACAACACAGAGGAGACCCCCCAACTATGGCTGTATTGAATAAATCTGCCTGCTACAAACTGATATTAAAATGTTCCAGATAACCCTGGCATCGTGGGCTCAGTCTCTGCAAACCCTTGTCAAGTGGCCAGTCCATATAAAGAGCTGATAAACTAGGTTCCTGGTTATCATTCTTATAATTTCTGAAACGGAAGAATCAACTCGTCTAGATACTTACCTTCTGAGGTTTTATCCTCTAGACACTCAGACACTTTGCCCCTTGTCTCAATCCCTGTGAGCACATCCTGCTCACTCAGGGAAGGACCTAGATCGTTCTTATTAATCattaatgaaagaacagaaaaaatactGTACAGTGCTCTCTCTTTCATGTCTTTCCCATAGAGGTTGTATTTGGTGGCAATGTAGTTGAGAATGGCTCTGGTCTGCACCAGCTTCATCCCATCAATTTCAACCATGGGCACTTGCTGGAACATCAAACTCCCttcttttgaaagaagaaaagaaatagagtgAAATGTTGGATGAATCATACTGTTAAGGTAAACTGAAACATTTTATgtatcaaaatttttattgaaatgactgaagacataaaaggaaacaaaaattttacCTGGTAAAATTTCAGTGGAAATAGCATTTTGCTTTTAGCTTCCTGTAATCCTTTTTCTTATCAATTTGCCTTTTACTTTTCAATCTTTTATTTCAGTtaactttttatttccctttcagaGCGTGGTATGTCCCTTTATTTTATGTGTTTGTCTTCATGGATTTTTAAGAAGAATATAGGAGAAGTTCCACCAGCCAGTTGCCAAGTCAAAAGGGAAATTCTCAAAGTAAGTCTCATGGGGTTCATGGCATTAAGGCCAGTTCTAAGAGAGACTCCTACATAGAGTGTTTTGTATGCTCTTCAAATCCCACCACTGGATAGTGTGCAGGGCAGGCCTGTTTTCCCAACTCCACTGCTGCTGGCCCTTGCTCTTTATCTCCCTCCTCACACGCTCACCTGGACTTCGAACTAATTCAACACCACTTGGTTATTTGAGTCTGCAATATTGCTATGATATTACCTTGTCAAACCTGTCAGAGAAAAGAATTCAAGGCAACTGCTGGGCCTGTTTCTCCCCTCTTCTTTCTAATGCATTTGTTTTCCTTGGGTGGGAGGGCTGTGTGGCATCCTGAACTGATACAGTCACTCACGGTGCAGAAAGGCAGGAAGTGCACAAAGAGGGCACTCACAGGGCACCGGGGCCGGTTCCTTTAGCAAATACTCAGAGTTCCAGCCCTTCCTAGTCCTGAGTGAGCTGCAAGACCTGCTCAAGGAGCCCCACCCCTTACCTTTAACCATGCTTCTCCCTCTCCACTGACCCCACTCCCACCATGCACACACATGGCATTGCTGGGGTTGAAGTCTCAACTTAAGATTTCTACTAGATCCTCCCATCAAAGGAATTCAGTTTCTTGGTCTTACCATTTCTTAACTTATCCAAGTCTTCTGGAGTTTTTATAAATATCTCTTCAAACTGGAAAGCAGAAACAGTCAATGAGTTTTTGTTATTTCATTCCATAACATTATTGAACTTGATTGACCAATGTCTGGTGCATACTATGGAGTTTGGCAGGGTACACAGAGGACAGTGTCATGGCCACCTGGAAATTTAGATTAGAGCCACCAAGATAAAAGCATGGGTTGCAGCACATAACTGCTTATTTTGCAGCTTCAATTCACCTCCACACCGTCTCCACCTCTGTCAATCATTAGGTTGTGATTTGGGAGGGGGAAATCACTGGAGGGAAGGAACTGGAAAGTTCTTCTAGTTATGGAGTTTTAATATCTCTGGAAAGCCCTTCTCTCCTTGTGAAATCAGGACAAGGTATTGGGTGTCCCCCAGCATGCAGTACCCATGGGGCCAGTGACCCCCAAGATGCTGCCACCAGGGGCCTCTGCTGTATATTACCTCCCTCCAttcaactttatattttaaaaaggggtCTTGATGGTGAAAAGTTTGGGAATTGGGAGTTTCTAACTTGCTAAACAGTTTATTGTGGCTCTACGTGATCCCATAGGGTCAGACTATACAGAGAGTGAGGTGTGTGGGCAACAATTTATAAAGCACCCAGTCCTAGACAACATAGGGGGTGGTGGGTGGTCAGTGTGGGAGGGTGGCCGAGGTAGGATGGGACTTGCTGGTGGGCTGTTGCTTGTGAGGCTGAAGGAGATGGGGTTGTGAGGATCAGCCTTTGGACCCAGAGAACCCAGAAGTCCTGACCAAGAGCCTCTGGTAAGCCTTGCCCCACACCCTCCTCAGTCAGGCTGGGCTGGACAAGAGGAGGCCTGGGATCCTCTCAGCATCTCCCCCTACTTCACCTTCTGGTGGTGAACTCATCCTGCCCAGGGGCTCTGAACACAGGGGCTAGGTAAACATGCTGTTAGGAAGCTAAGCGAGCACACTAGAGGTTCCCTTTGCAGGACGCCACCTCACCTGAAACCCTCCTTTACTGCTTGCTCTCCCCTGAGGGACCAGATCTCCAGAGTCTGTCCATGACTCCCTCCCCAGGAAACCTGCACAGAGTTGCTGTGTCCCTCTGACCTGGGCTGAGAAGTGCTTTTCTCAGAGACACCTCTAGAGGGAAGCACTCAACAGAGTCCCACACTTGCTCCTGAGAATATGTCATTTTAACACTTTAAAGTGCTTGGGTGTCCTCCTAGGTGCTCCCACTCCTCTTTCAATCACATATTTACTTGTCTGCATCCTCACTAGAGTGTAAGCTGCCTGAGGGAAGGGACTGTGTCTGTCTAGTTCACCCCTGTATCTCCAGGACCTGGCAGGGAACCTAGCACTTCAAGGTGCCCAACAAATTCTTTGCTGAGTGAATGCATTAAATCTAACAGGCAGTTTGTTACAATCCACCCCTCTCTGTATTTCTGGTTTatgttttaactttaattacatttattttctaatatgtatagttttttccttttattatggaCATTTGTAGCATACAGAAAAATGAACAGCAAATTATGATAATCCTCCTTGTACCCATCAACCAGCTTCAATAATTATCAGCTCAACCCAGTTGTGAGTTATCTATATGCCTACCCCCTCTCCCCTTTGTAATAATTTGAAAGAAATCCCTGATACATTGTATTTCATCCTTAAATAGTTCAGTGTATATTTCTAAAacattaaaactattaaaaataaccacAATACATTGTAAGACCTAACACATTAGCAAAGTTTACTAAATATCAACTGATATTTAATGTTCATGTTTTTAATAGCTGTATAAAtgtcataaataatattttacaattttaaaaatcaaaatccaaATTAGGCCCACACGATGTGattagtttcttaaatttactctAACTGTTTATTCCCTCTAATAAGAAGACATTTTAATAACATATTAGGACAAATCTGTTTATCTCTTAATAACTGACAAATTTGTTTTAATGCAAAACTCTTAACAGGTCATTTAGTAAGAAAAGTCCCCTAGCTTATGTGAGAAAAGTACTTTGATACAGTTCATTTAGATTCAACTTCAGATGAACAAACTCAGGACCTACCTCTACTCCAGCTGCAGCCAGGAGCCACCGGATGGCCTCCATTCTGCCCCGTCCATTGAAGTAGTGAAGCTTGGGTTTCCCCGCCATGATGGCAGTCTCCTGGTTTCTCTAAACcttaatggatgaatgaatgaatgagtaaatgaatgaacaaagaataAAACCACAGAAGCAAAATGTACTTTATGATATATGGCTGAACAGCACCAACAGTGCTGAAGAAGTATCGGCCCCCTTTGTCGCAGAGTCGGAAGAGTCCCTGGAATGTCTGCCTTGGCCCAAATTCCCACCCCTGATAGCCAACCGAGGGAAATTGCACCAAACCATTGTCCAGTCTCCATCGGGTAAAATCTGATTGTCTTGGCAGGCTAAGAGGTGAGTCTGTGGTGAGGATGCATGGGGGGTGGTTAGGGAGCAGAACGACTAGAGAACTAGTATTTATTAAAAACCTCCTAATGGTCCTGACCCAACACTAACCCCTTTggatgcattattattattatttttttaataaatttatttattttatttatttatttttggctgcactgggtctttgttgctgcgcgcgggctttctctagttgcggtgggcgggggctactcttcgttgtggtgcacgggcttctcgttgcggtggcttctcttgttgtggaacatggactct
This window harbors:
- the LOC137772837 gene encoding glutathione S-transferase A2 — its product is MAGKPKLHYFNGRGRMEAIRWLLAAAGVEFEEIFIKTPEDLDKLRNEGSLMFQQVPMVEIDGMKLVQTRAILNYIATKYNLYGKDMKERALIDMYAEGVVDLGEMIMHLPLCPPDQKDAKMTQIKESVTNRYLPAFEKVLKGHGQDYLVGSKLSRADIHLVELLYYVEELDPSLLANFPLLKALKTRVSNLPAVKKFLQPGSPRKPPMDEKNLEEAKKIFRM